A section of the Festucalex cinctus isolate MCC-2025b chromosome 9, RoL_Fcin_1.0, whole genome shotgun sequence genome encodes:
- the med7 gene encoding mediator of RNA polymerase II transcription subunit 7, with product MGEPQQVSALPPPPTQYIKEYTDDNVSKGFAPKPPPPIRDSYMMFGNQFQCDDLIIRPLESQGIERLHPVQFDHKRELKKLNMSILVNFLDLLDILIKSPGSIKREEKLEDLKLLFVHMHHLINEYRPHQARETLRVMMEVQKRQRLDTAERFQKHLERVVEMIQGCLASLPDDLPQLESTDNAGDGTRTLLAGSSAGPSGQVLRLKTEPMDAEEAGASCMAAGLHNKTPPTIRKDKMWDKDAAMCSIIDKIA from the coding sequence ATGGGTGAACCACAGCAGGTTAGCGCCCTGCCTCCTCCACCTACGCAGTACATCAAAGAGTACACAGATGACAATGTCAGCAAGGGCTTTGCTCCCAAACCACCGCCACCCATCCGGGACAGCTACATGATGTTTGGCAACCAGTTCCAGTGTGACGACCTGATCATCCGCCCACTGGAGAGCCAAGGCATCGAGAGGCTCCATCCTGTGCAATTTGACCACAAACGCGAGCTCAAGAAGCTGAACATGTCTATCCTGGTGAACTTCCTGGACCTTCTGGACATCCTCATCAAGAGCCCCGGCAGTATAAAGCGAGAAGAAAAGCTGGAGGACTTGAAACTTTTGTTTGTTCACATGCACCACCTGATAAATGAGTATAGGCCACATCAAGCCCGGGAGACTTTGCGTGTGATGATGGAAGTTCAGAAACGACAGAGACTCGATACAGCAGAGAGGTTCCAAAAGCACCTGGAGCGGGTAGTGGAGATGATCCAGGGGTGCCTCGCCTCCCTGCCCGATGACTTACCGCAGTTGGAGAGCACTGACAATGCTGGTGATGGAACAAGAACTCTGCTTGCTGGGAGCAGTGCCGGGCCGTCTGGCCAGGTCCTAAGGCTGAAAACGGAACCCATGGATGCGGAGGAAGCAGGAGCAAGCTGTATGGCAGCAGGTCTCCACAACAAGACTCCACCTACCATCAGAAAAGACAAAATGTGGGACAAAGATGCGGCCATGTGCAGTATCATTGACAAAATTGCCTAG